In Apis cerana isolate GH-2021 linkage group LG5, AcerK_1.0, whole genome shotgun sequence, a single genomic region encodes these proteins:
- the LOC107997611 gene encoding uncharacterized protein LOC107997611 isoform X2: MMMRRNVVSLIKFFLMAVFTVFLTVVVFRYVRATPNHEIMTPVALVAFDSSSSKNLAMYSNQNFNNHYQDINEKIDWHDYMKIEEETKRIGKGEHGKPAFLSPSLDALKEKLYQCR; this comes from the exons ATGATGATGAGAAGAAATGTTGTGAGTCTGATAAAGTTCTTCCTTATGGCGGTTTTTACTGTTTTTCTAACCGTCGTTGTGTTTCGTTATGTACGAGCAACACCTAACCATGAAATCATGACACCAGTTGCATTGGTAGCCTTCGATAGTAGCAGTTCGAAAAATTTGGCAATGTATAGCAACCAGAATTTCAACAATCATTATCAG gatattaatgaaaagataGATTGGCatgattatatgaaaattgaagaagaaacaaaaagaattggaaaagGTGAACATGGGAAACCAGCATTTCTGTCACCATCTCTTGATGCATTAAAGGAAAAGTTATATCAG
- the LOC107997602 gene encoding TLD domain-containing protein 2 isoform X39 — protein sequence MPRPKIPNPIAKISKFLKQKTKVLSMSEELRRALYTNSAVSIDNDVIVPDLVGVTEILSDEHREQLCRHLPARAEGYLWTLVFSTSQHGFSLNSMYRKMAKIESPILLVIEDTEGNVFGALTSCSLHVSDHFYGTGESLLFKFTPRFQAFHWTGDNLYFIKGNNESLAIGAGDGKFGLWLDGDLYQGRTQSCSTYGNEPLAPREDFVVKTLECWAFI from the exons ATGCCGAGACCAAAGATTCCCAATCCTATTGCCAAGATCTCCAAATTCCTCAAGCAGAAGACgaag GTATTGTCTATGAGCGAGGAGCTCAGACGAGCTTTGTACACAAACAGTGCAGTCTCCATAGACAATGATGTCATCGTTCCTGATCTGGTAGGAGTCACTGAGATTTTAAGTGACGAGCACAGGGAACAACTGTGCCGACATTTACCTGCCAGAGCGGAAGGTTACCTTTGGACACTTGTCTTTAGCACAAGTCAGCATGGATTTAGTCTAAACAGTATGTACAGGAAGATGGCTAAAATAGAAAGTCCCATCCTCTTGGTAATCGAGGATACCGAAGGCAAT GTATTTGGTGCATTGACTTCGTGCTCTTTGCATGTGAGCGATCATTTTTACGGAACCGGTGAGTCCCTTCTTTTCAAGTTCACACCCAGGTTCCAGGCATTCCATTGGACTGGAGATAATCTCTATTTCATCAAGGGCAACAATGAAAGTCTCGCCATCGGTGCTGGGGA TGGCAAATTTGGATTATGGCTGGATGGAGATCTTTATCAAGGCAGGACACAATCGTGTAGCACATACGGAAATGAACCATTGGCGCCCCGAGAAGATTTCGTAGTGAAAACCCTGGAATGTTGGGCATTCATATAG